One genomic segment of Chitinophaga sancti includes these proteins:
- a CDS encoding protein-disulfide reductase DsbD family protein: MKHLLTFIILIAAALGVQAQSDSVVHWQYTAEKKGAQDYVLHFTGTIEKGVKVFSTTMPDDALVNTRVVADSLATIGTITEEGSLKQAKEPLLDNAVVKYFEDKVVLNVAVHLNGEVKSLEGAVNYMFQKGEEIGGPEEFKYKFKADASGTLVSVDAGLQEASADAVNSLKRSNIKLDQAVIVTGEQVHEKKSLWGIFLLGLIGGFVALVTPCVFPLIPLTVSFFTKKSQDRKKGVVNAVTYGFFIFAIYVLLSTPFYFLNSIAPEIFNNISTNVWLNLVFFVIFIVFAISFFGVFEITIPSSLASKVDSKSGVGGLVGIFFMALTLALVSFSCTGPILGSLLAGALSADGGAVQLTAGMAGFGFALALPFALFALFPNLLSALPKSGGWLSSVKVVLGFIEIGMAIKFLSNADLVEHWGIVKREIFFAVWIICGILIVLYLLGKIRFPHDSPIKKFSITRWAFIVVFSVLTIYMLPGLSNTEWANRKLISGFPPPLSYSIYNNRVKGVEANVVNDYEKALELAKAQHKPILIDFTGWACVNCRKMEENVWTTKEVKHLIEDDYILVSLYVDDRKVLPEDQQFLYTTTNGQKKEIKTIGDKYATMQTENFINNSQPYYVLISPDEQLLTTPVGYTPDVDKYADWLKKGLEAYNKVK; the protein is encoded by the coding sequence ATGAAGCATTTGCTGACATTCATTATACTTATTGCGGCAGCCCTTGGGGTACAGGCGCAGAGCGATTCTGTCGTTCATTGGCAATATACCGCAGAGAAGAAGGGCGCACAGGATTATGTGTTGCACTTTACAGGGACTATTGAGAAAGGAGTGAAAGTATTCTCCACCACAATGCCTGATGATGCCCTGGTGAATACCCGGGTGGTAGCTGACAGCCTAGCCACCATTGGTACTATCACAGAAGAAGGCAGTCTGAAACAAGCGAAAGAGCCACTGCTGGACAATGCGGTCGTAAAATATTTTGAAGATAAAGTGGTTTTGAATGTAGCTGTTCACCTGAATGGCGAAGTGAAATCACTGGAAGGTGCTGTGAACTATATGTTCCAGAAGGGTGAAGAAATAGGCGGTCCTGAAGAGTTTAAATATAAATTCAAGGCAGATGCTTCGGGTACATTAGTGAGTGTAGATGCAGGTTTGCAGGAGGCTTCGGCTGATGCGGTCAATTCGCTGAAGCGTAGCAATATCAAATTGGATCAGGCAGTCATTGTAACTGGAGAGCAGGTGCATGAAAAGAAAAGCCTGTGGGGTATTTTCTTATTGGGTCTGATCGGTGGTTTTGTAGCGCTGGTAACACCTTGTGTGTTCCCATTGATTCCGCTGACGGTGTCTTTCTTTACCAAGAAGTCGCAGGACAGAAAGAAAGGGGTAGTGAATGCGGTAACTTATGGTTTCTTCATTTTCGCAATTTATGTATTATTGAGCACACCCTTTTATTTCCTGAATAGTATTGCGCCGGAGATCTTTAATAATATCTCTACCAATGTGTGGTTGAACCTTGTGTTCTTTGTGATCTTCATTGTATTTGCTATTTCGTTCTTTGGGGTGTTTGAAATCACCATTCCGAGTAGTCTGGCGAGTAAGGTAGATAGCAAGTCCGGTGTAGGTGGCCTGGTAGGTATTTTCTTTATGGCGCTTACATTGGCGCTGGTATCTTTCTCCTGTACGGGGCCTATACTGGGTTCATTGCTGGCAGGCGCATTGTCTGCCGATGGTGGTGCAGTACAGCTCACAGCGGGTATGGCGGGATTTGGTTTTGCATTGGCATTGCCTTTCGCTTTGTTTGCGTTGTTCCCTAATTTATTGAGTGCATTGCCAAAATCCGGTGGATGGTTGTCTTCTGTAAAGGTGGTACTGGGTTTCATTGAAATAGGAATGGCGATTAAGTTCCTTTCTAATGCTGATCTGGTAGAACACTGGGGCATTGTGAAAAGAGAGATTTTCTTTGCTGTGTGGATCATTTGTGGTATCCTGATTGTGTTGTATTTGTTGGGTAAGATCCGTTTTCCGCATGATTCTCCTATTAAGAAGTTCAGCATTACCCGTTGGGCTTTTATTGTCGTGTTTAGTGTACTGACAATTTATATGTTGCCTGGTTTGAGCAATACAGAGTGGGCTAACCGTAAACTTATCAGTGGTTTTCCGCCACCGTTGAGTTATAGTATTTATAATAATCGTGTGAAAGGTGTGGAAGCGAATGTGGTGAATGATTATGAGAAAGCATTGGAGCTGGCGAAGGCACAGCATAAGCCAATTCTGATTGACTTTACAGGTTGGGCGTGTGTGAATTGCCGGAAGATGGAGGAGAATGTGTGGACGACAAAGGAAGTGAAGCATCTGATAGAAGATGATTATATTCTGGTGTCATTGTATGTGGATGACAGGAAGGTATTGCCTGAAGATCAGCAGTTTTTGTATACAACGACAAATGGTCAGAAGAAAGAGATAAAGACGATAGGAGATAAGTATGCGACGATGCAGACGGAGAATTTTATTAATAATTCACAGCCGTATTATGTGTTGATTAGTCCGGATGAGCAGTTGTTGACTACGCCGGTGGGGTATACACCGGATGTGGATAAGTATGCGGATTGGTTGAAGAAGGGGTTGGAAGCATATAATAAAGTAAAATAA
- a CDS encoding protein-disulfide reductase DsbD domain-containing protein produces MKQLLTAICLFALPLLASAQIENPVKWSFTSKKINATTYELHMTATIEGGWHLYAQEAGEGPVPTSFKFTKSPLVVNEGKVTEVGKLHKAFDKNFDSELKYYENQVDFVQKVTVKGKAATKVKGSVEFMTCDDHECLPPKSVDFAISVGGK; encoded by the coding sequence ATGAAACAATTATTAACAGCGATCTGTCTGTTCGCTTTGCCCCTGCTGGCAAGTGCGCAGATAGAGAATCCGGTGAAGTGGAGCTTTACGTCGAAGAAGATCAACGCTACCACGTATGAATTGCACATGACAGCTACTATAGAAGGTGGCTGGCACCTGTATGCACAGGAAGCCGGAGAAGGTCCGGTACCAACCTCCTTCAAGTTCACTAAAAGCCCACTGGTAGTAAACGAGGGTAAGGTGACTGAAGTTGGTAAGCTGCATAAGGCTTTTGACAAGAACTTTGACTCAGAACTGAAATACTACGAAAATCAGGTAGACTTCGTACAAAAGGTAACCGTGAAAGGTAAAGCAGCTACCAAGGTAAAAGGATCAGTAGAATTCATGACCTGTGATGATCATGAGTGTCTGCCTCCAAAATCAGTAGACTTTGCTATTTCCGTAGGAGGAAAATAA
- the purQ gene encoding phosphoribosylformylglycinamidine synthase I: MKFGVVTFPGSNCDHDMIDALRNDLGQEVIELWHKDKDLSMFNTEDCIVLPGGFSYGDYLRCGAIARFSPMMQSVIEFANKGGRVIGVCNGFQILVEAGLLPGALLRNENQQFVCKNVYLKSENTVASMTKDVTGRPLMIPVAHGEGRYYADKATLESLQANNQILFRYCDEFGNVVEDANPNGAILNIAGICNKERNVFGMMPHPERATRDVLGNTDGQLIFQSLINNN, translated from the coding sequence ATGAAATTCGGCGTAGTCACCTTCCCTGGCTCTAATTGCGATCATGATATGATAGATGCCCTGCGTAATGACCTTGGGCAGGAAGTGATAGAGTTATGGCACAAGGATAAAGACCTGAGCATGTTCAATACAGAAGATTGCATTGTACTGCCAGGTGGTTTTTCTTATGGCGATTATCTGCGTTGTGGTGCTATTGCCCGTTTTAGTCCAATGATGCAGAGCGTGATCGAATTTGCAAATAAAGGTGGTCGTGTAATTGGAGTTTGTAATGGTTTCCAGATCCTTGTTGAAGCGGGTCTGTTACCTGGCGCCTTGTTGCGCAATGAGAATCAACAGTTCGTTTGTAAAAATGTGTACCTGAAGAGTGAGAATACTGTTGCTTCCATGACTAAAGATGTAACCGGTCGTCCGCTGATGATTCCGGTAGCACATGGTGAAGGGCGTTATTATGCTGATAAGGCGACGCTGGAAAGTTTGCAGGCGAACAACCAGATCCTGTTCCGCTATTGCGACGAATTCGGTAACGTTGTGGAAGATGCAAATCCAAACGGGGCTATCCTGAACATTGCAGGTATCTGCAACAAGGAGCGCAACGTATTTGGTATGATGCCTCACCCTGAAAGGGCCACCCGCGATGTACTGGGAAATACCGATGGGCAGCTGATATTCCAGAGCCTGATCAACAACAACTGA
- a CDS encoding Crp/Fnr family transcriptional regulator yields the protein MTELEKLETAVRNFCGIDEQSFALSLPYWELRTYQKGEYYNEYRNVCKHLGFIVNGVFRTYYVNAETGEEKNMLFYTTNQMVTAFKSFLTRRPCNFYTESMVESTILYIHVDHLQALYNQSHEWERFGRYIAEVAFNLMMEHTEDFLFKSPEERYVQMVEQHPDLVNQVPLYHIASYLGIAGPSLSRIRKRMQKKN from the coding sequence ATGACTGAACTGGAAAAATTAGAAACGGCAGTAAGGAATTTTTGCGGTATTGATGAGCAGAGTTTTGCTTTGTCATTACCGTATTGGGAATTGCGGACGTACCAGAAGGGTGAGTATTATAATGAGTACAGGAATGTGTGTAAGCATCTGGGTTTCATTGTGAATGGCGTGTTCCGCACCTATTATGTGAATGCGGAGACCGGGGAGGAGAAGAACATGCTGTTTTATACAACAAACCAGATGGTGACAGCATTTAAGAGCTTTTTGACCCGTCGGCCCTGTAATTTTTATACGGAGAGTATGGTAGAGTCTACCATTTTATATATACATGTCGATCATTTACAGGCATTATATAACCAATCTCATGAGTGGGAGCGGTTTGGGAGGTATATAGCGGAGGTGGCTTTTAACCTGATGATGGAACATACAGAGGATTTTCTCTTTAAGAGTCCGGAAGAGCGATATGTACAGATGGTGGAGCAGCATCCGGATCTGGTGAACCAGGTGCCGTTATATCATATAGCCTCATACCTTGGCATAGCGGGTCCATCATTGAGCAGGATCAGAAAGCGGATGCAGAAAAAAAATTAA
- a CDS encoding tetratricopeptide repeat protein, whose translation MQKITLLLLLSIWMGQSAIAQANKDTADARYKAAIAMMEDGKPAAAIPLLEEAIKLNPDEWSYYYEIAYSKYMQQDYSAAIDITKKLTKRKDINSSVYQLLGNAYDLTGKRDKALDAYEKGLKAFPDAGNLYLERGVMEIGVKDYNKALGYFEKGIEVDPMFPSNYYWASKIFLSTQEEVWGMIYGEIFLNLERGSKRTDEISKQLYLTYKGEIQFKDDTSVTVSFCKQNVMAISPDGKYNLPFGVMVYEPVLLLSVAGEKIINLPSLNRIRTRFVENYQNMPFAKKTPVVLFDYEQQVKDAGFMEEYNYWILAEGDDKQFEEWRGEHKKEWEDFIGWFKKNPLKITQENKFYRAKY comes from the coding sequence ATGCAAAAAATTACCTTATTACTGTTATTGAGCATTTGGATGGGACAATCTGCCATAGCACAGGCAAACAAGGATACGGCGGATGCCAGGTATAAAGCAGCCATTGCAATGATGGAAGACGGAAAACCAGCGGCAGCAATACCATTGCTCGAAGAAGCGATTAAACTGAACCCGGATGAATGGAGTTATTATTACGAGATTGCGTACTCGAAATACATGCAGCAGGATTATAGTGCTGCGATCGATATTACCAAAAAGCTGACAAAGCGGAAGGATATCAACAGCAGTGTGTACCAGCTGTTAGGCAATGCCTATGACCTGACCGGCAAGCGGGATAAGGCCCTCGATGCCTATGAGAAAGGATTGAAGGCATTTCCGGATGCAGGTAATCTGTACCTGGAACGGGGTGTGATGGAGATTGGTGTCAAGGATTATAATAAAGCATTGGGTTATTTTGAAAAGGGGATCGAGGTGGATCCAATGTTTCCTTCCAATTATTACTGGGCGTCCAAAATCTTTCTGAGTACACAGGAGGAGGTATGGGGTATGATATATGGAGAGATCTTTTTGAACCTGGAACGTGGGTCCAAACGGACGGACGAGATTAGTAAGCAGTTGTACCTGACGTATAAAGGGGAAATTCAGTTTAAAGACGATACATCGGTGACGGTGAGCTTTTGCAAGCAGAATGTGATGGCAATTTCTCCGGATGGCAAGTACAACCTGCCTTTTGGGGTGATGGTGTATGAACCTGTATTGCTGCTGTCCGTGGCAGGGGAGAAGATTATAAATTTACCTTCTTTAAACAGGATCAGGACCCGGTTTGTGGAAAACTACCAGAATATGCCCTTTGCGAAAAAGACACCGGTAGTCTTGTTTGACTATGAGCAGCAGGTAAAAGATGCGGGTTTCATGGAGGAATATAACTACTGGATCCTGGCGGAAGGAGATGATAAGCAGTTTGAAGAATGGAGAGGGGAACATAAGAAGGAATGGGAGGATTTTATAGGGTGGTTTAAGAAGAACCCTTTGAAGATTACACAGGAGAATAAGTTTTATAGAGCGAAGTACTAA